Genomic segment of Triticum aestivum cultivar Chinese Spring chromosome 6A, IWGSC CS RefSeq v2.1, whole genome shotgun sequence:
gtcacggagtatgacgcataagctccacccgcggggaagacccacggtagccacgtatcggtcaggctttatgtgaagctagattcgcagaaaacttgcagttcaaggcccagtccactgttcaagttgcttactagtgtagcatagagttctaggtggaagttcaacttaacagtctccactgcagtaccggtatataaaacagtgttttggaaccaaaggcaaatttttgtgtgcctctgggatctggtgggggattgctggaattttgtctattttgggcctagcccaatagcagtttcagaaattcctaataaatcctagaggcccacacagcccatgtgtGCAAGGCAAGAGAtggaacaaaagtttagtcccacattgctagttgagtgggagttggacctccttataagggaggttctctccccacttgtatgagcatgagaataagagggatatccacgcgcgctcctccgccgccgcccgcctcgccacgccacgcctcgtcacgacgcgccgcgccgcgccgcgggaatgagccgagccgatgtttaaatttttgccacgcacgacgggtatacgaaaagTCACGTGGGTTTCTGTAGTGGACACTAAattcgaacggcgcgcctcttcggccgctgcctgttcgcttcgtctcccttcgttgcttcacctcccatcgcagagaggtcgctcctctccagagagacacaccagaagatccccttcctctcgccacaaagttcctgagcactgcgctgctgctacgatctttcCCATCCCGGCTTGCAGCATGCACcgcacgtcgggacagtaggcctccgaaaccgcaccttttgagtcatgtacgggagaagggtgataaggtttttggggagcgctcagcgcgactactggctgcttcatcacggacgatctggtcgccgacgactacttacccgacgatgacttcttccccgacgtccacgacctcctcgacgacatggcaggcgaggacaccgaccccaagtccagcgcttctactgctgctgtcccgtacgtgttcttgtcttTTCTGTTAAAGGTTCTGCCACAGTTCCTTATTCTAGTCCTTGTCCTACacatgttaggttctacttcatatatactacttgctatactgtctgctttagatatgataggctacgattcatatatgcagaagctatttaccttctctctgtcagaacgcatgacCTGTTTTATCTTTTTTATATTAGTCatactttatctagtatttctgttaataaaatcatttggtaaattgctcatatttccaacagtaagtaAGACAACAAGCATACAAAGCAAATATGGGAACGGGAACGGATAAACCACACGTGAGTTCAGGACACGAATTTATCCTGAAGTTCACATTTGAGGAGTACTAATCTTTGTTCGAGAGGTGTCGAAGCCAAAGCTCTGGAACGCCGCCAAGTGGCTCACCTTACACTACAAAACTTGTGATTGTTTGTGACGAACATCCTCGTGATGGAAAAAACTGTTGCCTAACATCAAGGTGGCTGATATTGGCCCGGACAGGGCGGACGATGGTGGTGCCGGCGCGCCACGCCACCCTTCTTTTGCCGGTCTCCCCATCATTTGCCTTCGCTCCGAGGCGGCGAGCTTGTCGTGTCGCCGAGTTGATCTTTTGGATGACCACCTTCTTTGGATTGTCCATCATCGTCGATTTCGCCAACTCTGCGTGCGGGTCAATGCCGCGGCAGAAGCAAAAAGGGCAGGAATTAGGATGGAGAGTGGCGTGATCAAGAGGGTGAAACAAAGTAGGGTGTGGCCCGGAAATAGTGAGGACCACTCTTAATGCGCGGGCTCTACCTCAATTTTTAGTGGGCGGGGATGTACGTGGCGGATGGACGAACTACCCTAAAGTTCTTCTGATTTGCTTCCGGTTTGCGAAAAAGATTAACGTTTGGATTAGCCCCGGGACTAATAGAGAACGTTCGTTGGATGGTCTACAACGTCCCGACAGATAGAATGAATATTCATGGGTGATTTAGGATCCACGTTGAAAGTGCCCTTTCTCAAATCTCGTTGAAGCTCCGCCACTTCATCCAACCACACAGGTTGGATTCGACTAAGTTTGAGGTGCGTGATCGCGCGGAGTGAATTGACCTGCAAAGTATCGAAACGGAAGGGAAAAAAGAACCCCGTTTTAACCCACGCATGCCTGATGCTTCCGCGAACACGGCTCTGCACCTGCAGTTCGATCGGGGGCATAGAATAGTTTTCGTGAAAATATGGCAAATTGTGCCGCCGTGGTGACCACGTCCCGGACATAGAATTCTCTGCACGTAGTACGTCGTACTAGTACGCACAACCGTTGGCGTCAAACCAAATCAAGATAGAGTTCATTCATTGTCCTGCTCATGTCGCATCATATGAACATTTCAACTCATCAAAAAAACAATAAAAGAATCAAATGAACATAGTTCTTCTACGTGGTTAGAAAAAAAAAGGCTGGAACTATGCGTATTATATGCGCCGTCCTGTTTCACAACTATATATACACATTGACCCGTGATCTATACAACTCCCTACAATACAAAAAATAGTTTTGTGTTCTTGCAATATACTCTCTCCGTCCACGAATAAGTGTACGTTTTATTCTAagtcaaaattttaaaattttgaccaactttataaaaaatagtagtaacatatatgacatAAAATTGGTATATTACGACAgtgcatttcaaaaaaaaaatctagtgATACTACTTTAGTGCCATAAATGTTGCTACTTTTTCTGATAAAGtcggtcaaagttttaaaattttgatttAGGActaaagctagatgtacacttattcacggACAAAAGGAGTATACTAGGAAAAGAAATCACAGCTCCCGTAGGTAATTGCATCTCGTTTTTCAATCCTCCCACTTCGTATTCGTAGCGTCATTGCAGTCTTTCGTTTGGCTCAGCCGACGCTTTCTCCTCCTCCAGCACCGGCAGCGTCTTCGCCGGCGGCGAGCAGCTGGAGCGCGGTGTCCACGATGGCAGAGAAGCTCTCGCGGTGCTTGCCGatagggacgctgccggagaagacGTGGTAGCACTCCACCTCCGACGTCGTCTCGGCGATGGCCTCGAGCAGCTGCCTCATCCCGAGCTCCTGGAGCAGTTCCACaaagccgccgtcgccgcggcgAGGCGAGCTCGTCATGAGCCAGACAATCTGCTGCACCACGAACCGCCGCATACGTGGCACTCTGATCTCCGGGTACCTGTACTGCCGCAGGATGCCGACCAGCCGCTCCACGTAGGCGCGCTCGTCCAAGCCGGCCccgcgcagctcggcggtgaactGGTCGACGTCGAGGAACCTGCAGATCTGTGTCGTCAGCCCGACGGACACTTCCAGGATCTTGTCTCGTCCTGTCATGGTGGCTCCCAGCACCTGAATGCCAAAGATATACGTATAATTGTGTGTGTCATCCACATGTCATATCTAAGTAAGTACGGTTCAAGATCATGTCAGCCATGGTTAGGTAGGATCACGCAGAAATACTACAATAACATGACCAAGTAAGAGATGTCGTACCGTGGGCATGGCCTTGGTCACCGTGCTCAGGCGCGTTCGGTGCTCCGCTCCGGCGTAAGCGCAGAGGTTGCGCAGCACCCTCATGGCGTTGAGGCACCGAGCGTCGTGGGCGTCCAACGCGGACGCGAGCTGATCGAGCACGTCGGCCCTCTTGAGGATGGCGGAGCAGCTCGCCTCGCTCTCCAAGGCAAGCATCGCCAGCGCCTCGCCGGCCTCGTTCCCGAGCTCGCACTCGCCGGCGTTGAAGAATATGGAGAGCAGCAGGTTGACGACGCCCCCGGTGCCGACGATGGTCTCCTTGGCCCTCTCGTCCATGGCCATCCCGGTGAGGACGTCCATGGCCAGCTTCTGCAGCTCCATGCGCTGGTGGCCGTGCTGCAGGACCCCCCGGAGGTTGCTGACGGTGAAGACGTTCTCGGCGACGTCCCGCCGGAGCGCCTTGCCCGTCGCCCCCGTGGTGTAGACGAGCATCTTGATCACCTGGAGCGCGCGCTTGACGGAGCGCACCTGAGAGTCGGAGGCGCTCGGGTTGAGGAGCAGGGCCGGCGAGACGTGCGTGAACTCCACGATCTTGGCGAGCAGGCCGCGCGCGTTGCCGATCTTGCCGCAGTTGTCGTGGTCCCTGGCCAGCTTCTTGAGTATGTGCAGGCCCAGAAGGTTGAACTGCAGGTAGTCGTAGATCCGGTCTGGCtgctcggcggcggcggcccccTGCGGGTGGTCCAGGGACGTCGTCGGCGGGCCGCGGCCGGTGTAGAGCAGGGACATGACGGACTCGATGGCGCCGGGGATGCCGGAGACGCGGAGCGCGTTCTGGCGCTTGCCGGCGAGCTTGGAGACGACCTGGGCGGCGCACCTGCGCACCTCCTCCTCGTCGTGGCGCTTCCAGTTGAGCATCTCGACGGCGCGCTCGATGGAGCGCGGGTTGGTGCCGAGCTTGCGTAGCGTGTCGCGCGCGGAGCCCTTGCTGGTGGCCAGCTGCTGCAGGATGCGGGCGCCGATGAGCTGCTCGTCGAGGAAGTCGGAGAGGATGAGGTCCTCGGCGAAGGTGACGAGGTCCATCTTGATGCCGTCGAAGATGCTGCCGGCGACGCACTGCGAGTAGGCGTCGTAGAAGAAGCGCTTGAGGGAGACGAGGCCGTAGGGGCCGAGCTCGCAGTCGGCGCTCACCTGGTCGAGCAGCTTGCAGACGGACATCTTCCACGTCCAGTAGGCCTTCTCCAGCAGGAAGAGCGACGCCTCCAGCAGCGCCAGCgcgtagaagagcagcagcgccGGCCGCATGTTCTTGGCCTCGTCGAAATGATCGCGCTTCGAGAGCCGCGTCACCGAGAGCGCGACGCAGGCCAACGCCGAGAGCACCTGCAGCCAGTTGAGCAGCCTGCCGATCTTCTTGGAGACGAAGACCCAGCCGGTGTAGGGGAGCAGCGGCACGTCGGGGGCGTGCCAGGTGCGCTGCTTCATGAGGGCCACGATCTGGCGCTGGAAGAGCGCCGCCGTGGCGCGCGTGTCGCCGTCCCCGAGCGCCGCGGTCGTGTGCGGCTCGGCGATGGCGTGCGCGAGGCGGCGGAAGAAGCGGGAGCTGGAGCGCAGCGCGTTGCCGGCCGTGGAGGTGAGGGTGGCGTGGTGCTGCCACTCCAGCTCGTGGCTGCGGCTGAAGACGCGCGCCGCCTCGCTGACGAGGATGACGGTGATGCACCAGAAGTCGATGATGTAAAGGTCGCTGGCGAAGCCGCCGAGCAGCACGACGGTGGCCCACGCGAAGTCGAGCTTGCCGAGCCCGCTGGCCGCCTTCTCGAGGACGGCGAGCCGGAGCGCGAAGAGCGTGAGCCGCTTCTCCGGCGGCTcccggccgccgccccggcccgagcTGCCGCCGTGGCCGCTGCCGCTGCCCGGCGTCATCTCCCGCCACGGCTCGGAGAAGGATATGGAGCCGCCGCCCCCGCTGCCCAGGCCGGCGCCGACCCGGTGCTGGACGACCTCGATGCtcggcgggttcttcttcatggcGCCGTCGTCTTGGTTGGACTTGGTGAATGGATGGGAAGCCAGGAAACGGGATTGGATTTGAAGCGAATGCTTGCACGCACGGCACGAGCTGAGAAGGTTTCTACTTCCACAGGTTTGGCTGCGTCAACGGTCAAACTCATGAAGAGATGAAgggtactagtagtagtaggacaATGAGGACGTGGAAGCAGAAGGCGCGAAGTGGCCCATGATTGGGTGCCCGGACGTGGCGAGGGCGACGGCGACATGATCGGCATATTCCACCGAGTTTTGTGGTTGGTGCAAGGAACAGTATCTCTGTGGCTCTGTCTGACTTGTACACATCCATGGGAACAAGAAGAACGGTGTTGAGAGAGGAAGGTAAATGGGAACCTTCTTGTTGTGTTGGTAGATAAAACTCGGGTGAATGCCGGAGAATCGGTGTACGTGAGTGAGTGTCGTAAAAAAGGGCGCAGACCAATCGAaacggagggagggagggagggagcgccAGCGCCAGCTTACTGACGTTGCCGTGCAAGCAAACGACAGACTACGATCGACCGCCTGAATTGGTCCGTCGGCCCGGGTTCATCTTTTGTTCCACGTCTGtagcacgtacgtacgtacgtacgtggccGCCGCCTTCCCCCTAGAGTCTCTCTTATCCACACAGCCACGGACGGTAGCTCCCGCCATCGGAGCGCCAGCAGCTCATTCTGAGAATGTTCATATTATTTGACATGGACAACTGAGGGAGGGAGTACATATGGTGAGAGATTTAAGGCGGTTAATTAATGGAAATGTTGATGTATTAgtgtataaatacggtcaaacataaaagAGGTTGACTCTCCAACAAAGTTGAAAGTACGCAAACCAACctctggttgagatggttaggtggacagtgatttccccaacccaccagggtggttcaaatcctggtgctcgcatttatcctgaatttatttcagaaatTCCGACGATACGCGTATGCATGTGTGCCTTCATAacggtgagtgtatgcgcgtttatatgagcgcttgcgtctgtactgcgTTTAAAAAAACAAAATTGGAAATACACTCTTTCAAAGACGGAGGGAATACGTGCGGTGCAGAGAGTTTTATGTCCAGGACGTGGTCACCACATCGACACAGCTTGCCATATCTTCGCAAAATCCATTTTATGGCCCCGACCGATGCAAAACCGTGTTCTTGAAGCATCAAGCATGGGTTAAAGTGCCTATTGAGTATAACTCGGATTATTAGGTCCCTCATGGATGAAaccagctgtcaggaccccgactcaatgccacaccgatctagcatgtaacacgtcatatcactttgcggcctcacgcacggtattcccacgggtgtcgccttacctttgcccgggaccgtttgcgccttttggcacacgtatatgacagtgtcgctagcatccatatgataaggagcccgggctaacatggctagtcgtaaacccaaagtggcacagacttacagggacaggcatccatgacccagcatcgaacgtgtcgttcatcagcgagtgaatccaggctgtagcactgggctagcaggactccggtgaaccgggctgtagcgggctaacaggactccggtattcatcgcgtgacatttccccgaagggacaaacacatgaacgaagaaggacacatgccggccagcctaagtgttccggagcagtagcaagctaccaaggctcaatggaaacactaggagacatttcccggtaagagaggctactaaagataaacaactagatggtcagaccccacacataccaagcatttcaataacatacacacaatatgctcgatatgtgcaaatacaacatggcatcacaacatgactctacgactcaagtaatttattcaataggctccgaggagcgagatattacaaacatgggtctcatgacccaacaatcagagcatacaagtcagagcacaagcggaagctatcatgtctgagtacagacatctagaaatgaaaaaggctgagaagtctgactatctaccagatcctgccgagggcacaagatcgtagctgaggtaacaagctaaacgtcgaagtccacgcgaaactactagtgagaccgaagtctctctgcaaaaacataaaataggcaaacgtgagtacaaatgtacccagcaagacttacatcagaactaactacatatgcatcattatcaacacaggggatggtggggtttaactgcagcaagccagctttgactcggtggctatcctgaactacgactgcaagcaactcttttgaggtggcgcacacgagtccacatattcaccatatcaatacaccactatggatccgctcccgtctccctacgagaacgccatccatagcactcacgcttatcttgcgtattttagagtatccactttcacttgtctatgaactgatataagcaacccagaagtccttcaccgcggacacggctattcgaatagatgatgttaaccctgcaggggtgtacttcttcatacatgtttccaccacttagcgtctgcacacgacatgtgctcggcagacttcaagcgaaagccgacgtgggtgtagaccacgacctacctaaacactcaagtctctagtccaggtttatcgcctattcgggttccatccatgaggagatccggccggagtttcgctcacagccccaaacgatgtgaacagggttcccgtgacaccaaacgggcatccggtacaccgtgccacgtgcctaccgcatcacagcccacccctacggtcagcgctgtccacggcctccagcatagctacaaacaccagaaactacttgcaactcctggacagaggacaagggtgaataagaagtcgagcggggtcatatttcagggcccaatgtatggtagtagctgaatcatggatcacaaacacagaactcagttcctgaggacggcttcaatgagacaacccaccatgtactcctacatggcctctcaccgacaccttttaccaaatcgtgttcacacacttagctcacacacagtaggacatgttcacacacctctgattcatcccggatgaatcagacctgacacaactctaagcagtagcaggcatgacaaacaagcatgaatgagtaggcacaacagggctcaaacaactcctactcatgctagtgggtttcatctatttactgtggcaatgacaggtcatgcaaaggataaaggggttcagctaccgcagcaagtaacagatgaatcgatgttgtcctaatgcagtaaaagagagcaggagcgagagagtgggtttgtatcggaatgaacaagggggttttgcttgcctggcacttctgaagatagcattgagtcttcatcagtgtcaacgatcacatcatcggtatcacgtctatcgagaggggacaaataccgacaacatagaagggaacacaatcaatgcaatgcacaatatgatgcatgatcatgacatggcaaaatgaatgtgttttgagctaatgcaactagcaacagattaaatgaagttggtttgaatacaagattcaaatttaaactccatatgtgattattcaaatgccatttaattgatttatgctcaacagcagctataagttgttctaacatgcatgaaaatggtacagatggattccttgaatttttctgataacttttcatatataaattatttaatttgaagttacggttgaatttctatgatttttagaagttttaggcattttctggaatttcctgaattataataattccagtaattcattaatgcgtcagcctgatgtcatgatgacgtcagcaggtcaacgtggcacagtccggtcaacccctgaccggtgggtcccgagtgtcagtgtctaactaaactaacctagcttagttaatactaacctaacttaattagccgggcggggcccgcaggtcagtgagagagaggggggggggtcaaaccgggcagtggggtcaacccacgccggtcatcgggtccgcggttgccggcgtttagccgccggcgagtccaggcgCGGCGGAGAGCTCGggaaacgccctccggcgaccaaaacagcggcagcgatcatctacgcgtagctggcgctcagccgtaTCCATCTAAGCAAGCGGAAGGGGCTGAGGTCGAGCAGGCTCGCCGGAatcaggctcgcggcggcggccgaggttcGGACCTCGACAGAAACGAGGCTACGGTTGACGAGAGGACGAACGGATGCTTGTTCTGGGCTCCTGGGACCACGCTGAGCGCAGACACGTGCTCAAACATGGGCGGCAGcaactgtggccgcggcggcgccatggccgtcggcgaagagctctcggctcgttgtgaacggcggctagagagggagatagggcacggggagagggggaatcgggtcaagggctcaccgcggagctgcagggagggttagtgggctcgggggcgcgccggagtggccgaatcgacggagaagggcgccggggccgaagcttgaagacgatgacgatggcggctgctcggggcccttctggtcgcgtgagacgacgaggaggacgagggcggaacagcggagctctgggaggcgtcggggaggcgagacggtggccgtggccgcgcgagcgctggtcggcggcgacgggctccattcggtcgcgggaggggaagcagaggagcgagggggagggaggtccagagagcgagggagaagtgagagggggtcagggaggcgcgtggcgtctccgggcgtcgaggagggaggcaaccaggcaggaggtggccaagcgcggtggcggtgctcgccaccgagctgcttcgtgcgctggcacgggaggaagacaggcatgccccctggtggttgggctgcacagtgttgggctgtctaggtgggcttggtgggctgcagaggtaagtccaggtaaggtttctctcctctgtcttttatttattgttctgtttgttttatttttatttaatcttttgccactgttttgaatttaaaataattcaaacaatgccaaaagctcctctgaatatttttattttgctatatggacttttccaaaagcttataaaatatttcagggggtatttgaaattatattctaattatatgaatataattcaaattcaaatagctaatgaattaaatccaaagtcccaaaaataattccttaaaaatgttcaatattttggttgggaccagaacccttaccaaaaattatcaaacatttaagaagagcattttggagcaatgaatgagatttctagggtttttgccccttttttatttaagtttttgaggcttccaaaattcctcagttcaagtttcgaaaatatagacatgatgcacacatgaagctagcctagagcactaccatcagctagggatgtgacaactcacccccactaaacaaaaatctcgtcccgagattcaagcgtagggtaaggtgaagggtaatgcagactagtataatcttcacgatccagggtgcacttcagttgaacgttgattcattcaccatcattgtcttgtcgtcttgctctgagaactccagctaatcatgacaagaagaggaaaggaaaactctagaaggatcagtcttctcgaaggtcgaacaactcaggattaactcccggaatgtgacatagcaacgtctctcgagctgagagacgaagcatacctctagagggacggagtggagcaggtgacgaggttcactaggtagacagcaattccagacttaagaatgtggtgatcggttgtcaacatagcgaggagttgaattgccatgataccacgacgaaacatcctggaggagggtgattcatagattattaccctaagtggcaaaaagaattacctttgatccagagatcattgaaactcttcataccagcctaaggcaatcacaagcgatcatttggagggggtcggtagaatggcatactcggacttggatgatgtggattaccttgttgaaaacaacataatggatgaatttgcttatcaccggaaatggaagagacccatggtagaatggcacattggcggtgcaagctgggaacaaaatgcaaatgatgggaatgattctagtaactggggaagaacccaacaatagagtgtgaattcactgtttgaataggtcatagcattgccgaggaaactgagagcaaacccagttagtgccgatgataacacctaacgcttgtgcgtgctctcaagaacttgagcatttccataatcatcaaggttttatcaacaaccacgtcaagggtgctgacaacacaacatactactatgatgaatagcgatggacgatgcagatgcaaaggaggataacactttctcagatttcatcttagcgaggccaaggaaataaaatctggatgatcgaccgagagacatttagcactccgcttctaatgttctccttgatgtactagcgtatcccattccttgaaatggtctggtatctagaacatcaggtaaaggtcgtacttcggaaacactaaaatcataaggcatatctagggggtaaatcctacgaaatccctatggggaggtggccaacttcctcaatcaagatattataataacaggtcttccggctgggtgtgttggccacgacatccactttaccggttatcgagggaccaatattatagttcttgggaaatgttccaaaccatcatatctgcctgagattcagatctggttggtgtcaggatattccagactcatcgagtctaggaagaaaaatgaaagtttgcaacaca
This window contains:
- the LOC123129709 gene encoding uncharacterized protein — its product is RSQTCGSRNLLSSCRACKHSLQIQSRFLASHPFTKSNQDDGAMKKNPPSIEVVQHRVGAGLGSGGGGSISFSEPWREMTPGSGSGHGGSSGRGGGREPPEKRLTLFALRLAVLEKAASGLGKLDFAWATVVLLGGFASDLYIIDFWCITVILVSEAARVFSRSHELEWQHHATLTSTAGNALRSSSRFFRRLAHAIAEPHTTAALGDGDTRATAALFQRQIVALMKQRTWHAPDVPLLPYTGWVFVSKKIGRLLNWLQVLSALACVALSVTRLSKRDHFDEAKNMRPALLLFYALALLEASLFLLEKAYWTWKMSVCKLLDQVSADCELGPYGLVSLKRFFYDAYSQCVAGSIFDGIKMDLVTFAEDLILSDFLDEQLIGARILQQLATSKGSARDTLRKLGTNPRSIERAVEMLNWKRHDEEEVRRCAAQVVSKLAGKRQNALRVSGIPGAIESVMSLLYTGRGPPTTSLDHPQGAAAAEQPDRIYDYLQFNLLGLHILKKLARDHDNCGKIGNARGLLAKIVEFTHVSPALLLNPSASDSQVRSVKRALQVIKMLVYTTGATGKALRRDVAENVFTVSNLRGVLQHGHQRMELQKLAMDVLTGMAMDERAKETIVGTGGVVNLLLSIFFNAGECELGNEAGEALAMLALESEASCSAILKRADVLDQLASALDAHDARCLNAMRVLRNLCAYAGAEHRTRLSTVTKAMPTVLGATMTGRDKILEVSVGLTTQICRFLDVDQFTAELRGAGLDERAYVERLVGILRQYRYPEIRVPRMRRFVVQQIVWLMTSSPRRGDGGFVELLQELGMRQLLEAIAETTSEVECYHVFSGSVPIGKHRESFSAIVDTALQLLAAGEDAAGAGGGESVG